A genomic stretch from Sebastes fasciatus isolate fSebFas1 chromosome 23, fSebFas1.pri, whole genome shotgun sequence includes:
- the nup107 gene encoding nuclear pore complex protein Nup107 — protein MDWGQSDLLSPVVREDEVTVAARRRKKVAFPSPGSGSPVLSTAMPARSLMRNTPASLYRQAVTPRVPDVSAILAPGGRTPRFTHTPRNALNSMNLDDSDWTNSMYISPLSGMENTSFFTEDITNLSSALLKEDDPGEAAAASLFPEFLSSFLKHSSSAVFELLEDYQALCQDKVDVLQSVVLRAGQNSKTAGVRWLLQQENCSWRLITSLYRDRVQLALEDDIMTDMVVPSESEKVVVEQLFQRDAVIRQSQLVVDWLESIAKDQIGDFSDNIEYYAKNVCWENTLHALKLRRQTGTALTIPLVTELDPDAPLRQQRPLADLDREDDARLLKNLFTLIRAGMTEEAQRLCKRCGQAWRAATLEGWKLYYDPNRTSVSVELQAVEGNPQRGIWKACCWRMAEEEQLNRYERAIYASLSGNLKPLLLVCESWEDCVWAHFRVMVDSLVEKDLMSSGMAHQEVETLPREYLEANWTMEKVFEELQASETKRVLEETREHYHVIQKFVILGDLDGLLEEFSDWLTVSKPLPSHLLRFMTHLLLFFRSLGLALKEEVCVDVMKAYVTLLIRDQQTDLVASYVSQLPAELGIVQYAAFLETVNQSELRPRCLQLATDAGLDVAAITKLVVETVRERDEAEFTHHNQTLEMGTTKDDLRKIDVIDWLLFDPAHRAESLKQSNAIMRKFLAVEKHDAAKAVFSKVPEDSMREIYCQWSGVGQTTPLPADDENSIREHLCIRAYLEAHEAFTDWFSHSSSAPQKPAPAPEAKFTERVANEMREKEYQDSLSAWSCRLDVLTEDVKERIYNVLLFVDGGWMIDNRQDSEPDSERSHQMAALRSLCLPRLSFLLLSVLQNSSRHQEALRLADIISSDQHRLYQVFSREELRRFLQKLRESSLALLDRGLDPLGYELQP, from the exons ATGGACTG GGGTCAGAGTGATCTGCTGTCTCCGGTGGTTCGAGAAGATGAGGTGACGGTCGCTGCCCGCCGGAGGAAGAAGGTGGCAT TCCCGTCACCCGGCAGCGGCAGCCCCGTCCTTTCCACGGCAATGCCAGCCCGCTCGCTGATGAGGAACACTCCTGCTTCACTGTACAGACAGGCtg taACTCCCAGAGTTCCAGATGTATCCGCCATTTTGGCTCCAGGAGGTCGAACGCCtcgattcacacacacacccagaaaCGCACTCAACAGTATg aacTTGGATGACAGTGATTGGACCAACAGCATGTACATCTCTCCTCTTTCTGGAATGGAGAACACCAGCTTCTTCACAGAGGACATCACCAACCTGAGCTCTGCCCTGCTAAAGGAGGACGACCCTGGCGAGGCCG CGGCTGCCAGTCTTTTCCCAGAATTCCTCTCGTCCTTTCTGAAACACTCTTCCTCTGCGGTATTTGAGCTGCTTGAGGACTACCAGGCACTCTGCCAGGACAAG GTGGATGTGCTGCAGTCGGTGGTCCTCAGAGCAGGTCAGAACAGTAAGACAGCAGGAGTCCGCTGGCTGCTGCAGCAGGAGAACTGCTCCTGGAGACTCATCACGTCACTCTACAG ggACCGGGTCCAGTTGGCACTGGAAGACGATATCATGACAGACATGGTG GTTCCCAGTGAGAGTGAGAAGGTCGTGGTGGAGCAGCTTTTCCAGCGGGACGCCGTCATACGACAGAGTCAG CTGGTCGTTGATTGGCTGGAGAGCATTGCCAAAGATCAGATTGGAGATTTTTCTGATAATATCGAATACTACGCCAAAAACGTCTGCTG gGAGAACACTCTTCATGCTCTGAAGCTGAGGAGACAGACCGGCACCGCCTTAACCATACCTCTGGTCACTGAGCTG GACCCGGACGCTCCTCTCCGGCAGCAGCGCCCCCTGGCTGACCTGGACAGAGAGGACGATGCCCGACTGCTGAAGAACCTGTTCACCCTGATCAGAGCGGGGATGACtgaggag GCTCAGAGGCTGTGTAAGCGCTGTGGTCAGGCCTGGAGAGCAGCAACTCTGGAGGGCTGGAAACTCTACTACGACCCCAACAGGACCTCAG TGAGCGTAGAGCTGCAGGCTGTTGAAGGAAACCCTCAGAGAGGAATCTGGAAGGCCTGCTGCTGGAGGATGGCTGAGGAG gaGCAGTTAAACAGATATGAGAGAGCGATCTACGCCAGCCTGAGTGGAAACCTCAAACCG ctcctGCTGGTGTGTGAATCGTGGGAGGACTGTGTGTGGGCTCACTTCAGAGTGATGGTCGACTCGCTGGTTGAAAAGGATCTGATGTCATCGGGTATGGCCCaccaggaagtggagacgctGCCGCGAGAATACTTGGAGGCCAA TTGGACGATGGAAAAGGTGTTTGAGGAACTTCAAGCCTCAGAGACGAAG aggGTGTTGGAGGAGACAAGAGAGCATTACCACGTCATCCAGAAGTTCGTCATCTTGGGAGACCTGGACG GTCTGCTAGAGGAgttttctgattggctgacagtCTCTAAgcccctcccctcccacctgctGCGTTTCATGACtcacctgctgctgtttttccGCTCTCTGGGTTTGGCGCTGAAG gaggaggtgtgtgtggatgtcATGAAGGCGTACGTCACACTTCTGATTCGGGATCAGCAGACCGACCTCGTGGCGAGCTACGTGAGCCAGCTACCCGCCGAGCTCGGCATAGTTCAGTACGCTGCTTTCCTGGAGACCGTCAACCAGTCGGAGCTGCGCCCTCGCTGCCTGCAACTCGCCACAGATGCCG GTCTGGATGTTGCCGCGATAACCAAGCTGGTGGTGGAGActgtgagggagagagatgaagcCGAATTTACACATCACAACCAGACGCTGGAGATGGGAACTACAAAG GACGACCTGAGAAAGATCGACGTCATTGATTGGCTGCTATTTGACCCCGCCCATCGAGCCGAGTCTCTAAAACAGTCCAACGCCATCATGAGGAAGTTTCTGG ccgtGGAGAAACACGACGCAGCCAAGGCGGTGTTCTCTAAAGTCCCAGAGGACTCAATGAGGGAGATTTACTGCCAGTGGTCAGGGGTCGGTCAGACCACGCCGCTACCTGCTGACGACGAGAACTCCATCAGAGAACACCTGTGCATCAGAGCCTACCTG GAAGCACACGAGGCCTTCACTGATTGGTTCAGCCACAGTAGTTCCGCCCCCCAGAAGCCAGCGCCGGCTCCCGAGGCCAAATTCACCGAGAGGGTAGCCAATGAGATGAGAGAAAAGGAGTACcag gactCCCTGTCTGCCTGGTCGTGCCGTCTGGACGTTCTAACTGAAGACGTGAAAGAAAGAATCTACAACGTGCTGCTGTTCGTAGACGGAGGCTGGATGATCGACAACAGACAG GATTCGGAGCCGGATTCAGAGCGCAGCCACCAGATGGCAGCGTTGCGCTCTCTGTGTCTGCCTCGCCTCAGCTTCCTGCTGCTCAGCGTGCTGCAGAACTCCTCCAGACACCAGGAGGCGCTGCGGCTCGCTGACATCATCTCATCTGACCAGCACCGCCTCTACCAG GTTTTCTCcagagaggagctgaggaggTTTCTCCAGAAGTTGAGGGAGTCGTCGCTCGCTCTGTTGGACCGAGGACTCGACCCGCTGGGCTACGAGTTACagccataa
- the slc35e3 gene encoding solute carrier family 35 member E3 — protein MAEFNLSANRRLVAGLLVNLLSSICIVFINKWIYVHYGFPNMTLTLVHFVVTWLGLYICQKMDIFAPKSLPVRRIVWLALSFCGFVAFTNLSLQNNSIGTYQLAKAMTTPVIILIQTTYYKKTFSTKIKLTLVPITLGVMLNSYFDVKFNVLGTVFASLGVLVTSLYQVWVGAKQHELQVNSMQLLYYQAPLSSGFLLCVVPLFEPLTGDGGIFGPWSLPALVAVLFSAVVAFLVNLSIYWIIGTTSAVTYNMFGHFKFCITLIGGYLLFHDPLSLNQALGILCTLAGILSYTHFKLAEQEEGKSRLAQRP, from the exons ATGGCTGAGTTTAATTTATCAGCCAACAGGCGCCTCGTCGCCGGCCTGCTGGTCAACCTGCTGTCCTCCATCTGCATCGTCTTCATCAACAAGTGGATCTACGTCCACTACGGCTTCCCCAACATGACCTTGACCCTTGTTCACTTCGTGGTCACCTGGCTGGGACTCTACATTTGCCAAAAAATGGACATTTTCGCTCCAAAGAGCCTCCCGGTTCGCAGGATCGTGTGGCTGGCTCTGAGCTTCTGTGGGTTCGTGGCCTTCACCAACCTTTCCCTGCAGAACAACTCGATAGGAACGTACCAGTTGGCTAAAGCCATGACCACGCCCGTCATCATCCTCATCCAGACCACCTACTACAAGAAGACCTTCTCCACCAAGATTAAACTGACACTG gtgCCCATCACATTAGGGGTTATGTTGAACTCGTACTTTGACGTAAAGTTCAACGTGCTGGGGACGGTGTTTGCGTCGCTGGGTGTTCTGGTGACGTCGCTTTACCAAGTG tgggtGGGGGCTAAACAACATGAGCTCCAGGTGAACTCCATGCAGCTTCTGTACTATCAG GCTCCTCTGTCGTCGGGCTTCCTGCTCTGCGTCGTTCCTCTGTTTGAGCCGCTGACCGGAGACGGAGGAATATTTGGACCCTGGTCTCTGCCGGCTCTG GTGGCGGTGCTGTTCTCGGCTGTGGTGGCGTTCCTGGTTAACCTCTCCATCTACTGGATCATTGGAACCACCTCGGCTGTCAC CTACAACATGTTTGGTCATTTTAAATTCTGCATCACTCTGATTGGAGGATACCTGCTCTTCCACGACCCGCTGTCGCTCAACCAG gcgTTGGGGATCCTCTGCACTCTGGCAGGTATCCTGTCGTACACTCACTTCAAGCTGGCCGAacaggaggaggggaagagCCGCCTGGCTCAAAGGCCATAG